A genome region from Primulina eburnea isolate SZY01 chromosome 9, ASM2296580v1, whole genome shotgun sequence includes the following:
- the LOC140841258 gene encoding cytochrome P450 71AP13-like, producing the protein MDSLQQWLEQSSIFQASTLIPSILLLILLIYLSNKKFNTQNVKLPPNPPKLPIIGNLHQLSKHPHLSLYSLSKKYGSIFHLQLGEIPTVIISSAEMAKEVLKTHDLAFVNRPQIFGAKHLFYNCTDMAFVPYGPYWRHVRKICILEILSAKRVQSYEFVREQEVVKLIHRIEESSYPQTLNLTKLLHMYANDVLCRIVFGKDFSAGGEYERLGFQEMLEELQELLGGFDVGDFFPSMEFVHTLTGNKSRLLRAFRRFDEFFDGVIEDHLNSNNMREHKDFVDILLEVQKDNIQYGEIPLTLDNVKAILLDMFAAGTDTTFITLDWGMTELITHPKILKKLQSDVRSKLGGRKFVSESDITQMNYMKAVIKEIFRLHPPAPVLLPRESMEEVSVGGYTIPEKTRIYINAWAIGRSQESWKDPDIFDPERFMDNEIDFRGKDFELIPFGAGRRSCPGIAFGSATVELALAQLVNCFDWELPPGVQPADLDMTEVFGITMHRFSPLMVVAKPIFKGI; encoded by the exons ATGGATTCTCTCCAGCAATGGCTAGAACAAAGCTCCATCTTCCAAGCCTCCACACTAATCCCATCCATCTTACTTCTCATACTTTTAATATATCTTTCAAACAAGAAATTCAACACCCAAAACGTGAAACTTCCTCCAAACCCTCCAAAGCTCCCCATAATAGGCAACCTCCATCAACTCAGCAAACACCCCCACCTCTCTCTCTACTCTTTATCCAAGAAATATGGTTCCATTTTTCATCTTCAGCTTGGAGAAATCCCCACTGTAATCATTTCGTCGGCCGAGATGGCGAAAGAAGTTCTCAAAACACACGATCTTGCGTTTGTGAACCGGCCTCAGATATTCGGGGCCAAACATCTTTTCTACAACTGCACGGATATGGCATTTGTGCCATATGGCCCGTACTGGAGGCATGTAAGGAAGATATGCATATTGGAGATCTTGAGTGCCAAAAGGGTCCAATCCTATGAGTTTGTAAGGGAGCAAGAAGTTGTTAAACTGATTCATCGTATCGAAGAATCATCGTATCCTCAGACGTTAAACCTGACAAAGCTGCTGCATATGTATGCTAACGATGTTCTTTGCCGGATTGTGTTTGGGAAAGATTTCTCAGCAGGTGGGGAATATGAGAGGCTTGGGTTTCAAGAAATGCTTGAAGAGCTTCAAGAACTGCTCGGAGGGTTTGATGTCGGTGATTTCTTTCCTTCGATGGAGTTTGTTCACACTTTGACAGGCAACAAATCCAGGCTTCTGCGTGCTTTTAGGAGATTTGATGAGTTCTTTGATGGGGTTATCGAGGATCATTTGAACTCCAACAACATGAGAGAGCACAAGGATTTTGTGGATATCTTGCTTGAAGTGCAGAAGGATAATATTCAATATGGTGAGATTCCTCTAACCTTGGATAATGTCAAAGCAATCCTCTTG GACATGTTTGCTGCAGGAACAGACACAACTTTCATAACCCTCGACTGGGGAATGACAGAACTAATCACTCACCCAAAAATCCTGAAAAAACTGCAGTCCGATGTTCGAAGTAAACTCGGAGGCCGTAAATTCGTGTCGGAATCCGATATAACACAAATGAACTACATGAAAGCCGTTATCAAAGAAATCTTCAGGCTACACCCTCCTGCACCAGTACTACTCCCCAGAGAATCTATGGAAGAAGTCTCCGTTGGTGGGTACACAATCCCTGAAAAGACAAGAATTTACATCAATGCTTGGGCCATAGGGAGGAGCCAAGAATCCTGGAAAGACCCTGATATATTTGATCCTGAAAGATTCATGGATAATGAAATTGATTTTAGAGGGAAAGATTTTGAGTTGATACCTTTTGGTGCGGGGAGAAGAAGCTGTCCTGGGATTGCATTTGGTTCTGCGACAGTTGAGCTTGCACTGGCGCAGCTGGTTAACTGCTTTGATTGGGAGCTTCCGCCAGGAGTCCAGCCGGCGGATCTTGATATGACTGAAGTTTTTGGGATTACGATGCATAGGTTTTCTCCATTAATGGTGGTTGCGAAGCCAATTTTTAAAGGAATTTGA